AAGCGCCTCGCCGACGACCGGCGCGCGGACGAGTTCACGAAGCCACTCCTTGGGTTCCGGACCGCCCCGCTGGGTGGGACAGATGAGGACGAGGCGAGAGACCGAGACGTCGTCTCGTGACGCCGCAGTGACTGTGTACGCAGACGTGAGCGACGACGCGACGACGGACGGGTCGTCGTACCGGGCGAGGAAGTCGCCGACGAAGTCCTCGTAGAGTGCCGGGGAGTAGTACAACGGTGGACGGTCAGAGAGTCCGAATCCGGGGAGGTCCGGGGCGACGACGTGGTAGTCTTCGGCGAGTTCGTCGAAGATTTCGCGGAACTCACCCGACGACCCGGCCGCGTTGATACCGTGGAAGAGGACGAGCGTCGGCGCATCGGCGTCACCTGCCTCGACGTAGGAGACGGTCATCCCGCGCCAGCGGTACGTCCGTTGGTCACCGGAGAGCGGAGGTTCGAGCGGGCCAGCACGTTTCGAGAGGCTCGCGTTTGCGGCGACAGCGAGGCCGACACCGGCCGCAGCGAGACCGAGAACTCGTCGGGGCTTCATGTCATCTAAGTGGCGCGCGATGACCTTAATTCGCCCGCCGGTAGCGGGGTCGACTGGTGAAAATTGGTGGAGACTGGCTCAGTCGTCTCGGTCTTCGAGACACTCCCGAAGCGGTTCGATGACGGTTTCGGTGACCGCGTACGGGTCTGTCTCCTTGTCGACGACGGCGGTGGCGAAGTCGTCGATACCGCCACGGTGGTCCAGTTCGCGTTCGAGGAGTCTGTTCACGTCGCTCCGGAGCAGTTGCCGAATCTCTTCGGCAGCGCGCTGTCGGGCCTTCTCTTCGAGTTCTCCCGACTCGGAGAGATACGTGTAGTGGTCGGCGAGCGTCTCGACGAGGGTGTCGATTCCCTCACCCGTCGTGGCGATGGTCTCGACGACCTGTGGCGTCCAGACCGGTTCTGGCTCGGGCTCTTCGTCTACTTCGTGAGAGTGGTCATTCCCGCCGTGACCGTGGCCGCCGTGCGCACCGGCGTCGTCGAACGCGTCAGCACCGTGGTGACCCACGTCGAGATTCGCTCGTGGGTCGTCGCGGAGGTGAATCATCTCCTGTAGCTCGGCGACGGTGCGAGAGGCGCCCTCCATGTCTGCTTTGTTGACGACGAACACGTCGCCGATTTCGAGGATACCAGCTTTGAGCATCTGAACGTCGTCGCCGCTGCCGGGTTGGACGAGGACGACGACCGTATCTGCGGTCTTCACGACGTCGACTTCGTTCTGGCCTGCGCCGACCGTCTCGATGATGATTCGGTCCTTCCCGAAGGCGTCGAGCGCTTTGACGGCGTCTGCAGTCGCCGTCGAGAGACCACCGAGTTGGCCGCGGGCGCTCATCGACCGGAAGAACACGTCCATGTCGCCGACGTTCGACGCCATGCGGATGCGGTCACCGAGGACGGCACCACCGGTGTACGGCGAGGAGGGGTCGACGGCGATAACACCGACCGTCTCACCCTGGTCGCGGTAGTACTTCGCGAGTTTGTCCACGAGCGTCGACTTGCCAGCGCCGGGGCTCCCGGTGATACCGACGACAGACGCGTGGCCCGTGTGTGCGTGAATCTCGGAGACGATGTCACGGTAGCCCGGTGACTGCGACTCGATTTTCGTGATGACGCGAGCGAGTGCTCTGTGTTCACCGTCGAGGAGTCGCTCGACGAGGTCGGATTCGACCGCCTGCCCCATCGTCACTTCCGCTCAGGCGCGTTTTCCTTCACGAAGTCGATCGTCTCCTGCATCGGCGTGCCGGGGCCGAAGATGGCGTCGACGCCTTCGTCGAGGAGTTCGGGGCGGTCCTCTT
The genomic region above belongs to Haloferax marinisediminis and contains:
- a CDS encoding alpha/beta fold hydrolase, translating into MKPRRVLGLAAAGVGLAVAANASLSKRAGPLEPPLSGDQRTYRWRGMTVSYVEAGDADAPTLVLFHGINAAGSSGEFREIFDELAEDYHVVAPDLPGFGLSDRPPLYYSPALYEDFVGDFLARYDDPSVVASSLTSAYTVTAASRDDVSVSRLVLICPTQRGGPEPKEWLRELVRAPVVGEALFNVVASRQSIRYFNDDHGYYDPAKASDEWEAYEWQTAHQEGARFAPASFISGYLNSDVDLASELSALDVPTTLIWGRESDITPLKDGRELAEAADCTLVVFDEAMLLPHVEFPNAFVETVRDALA
- the meaB gene encoding methylmalonyl Co-A mutase-associated GTPase MeaB, translated to MGQAVESDLVERLLDGEHRALARVITKIESQSPGYRDIVSEIHAHTGHASVVGITGSPGAGKSTLVDKLAKYYRDQGETVGVIAVDPSSPYTGGAVLGDRIRMASNVGDMDVFFRSMSARGQLGGLSTATADAVKALDAFGKDRIIIETVGAGQNEVDVVKTADTVVVLVQPGSGDDVQMLKAGILEIGDVFVVNKADMEGASRTVAELQEMIHLRDDPRANLDVGHHGADAFDDAGAHGGHGHGGNDHSHEVDEEPEPEPVWTPQVVETIATTGEGIDTLVETLADHYTYLSESGELEEKARQRAAEEIRQLLRSDVNRLLERELDHRGGIDDFATAVVDKETDPYAVTETVIEPLRECLEDRDD